The Candidatus Microthrix parvicella Bio17-1 DNA segment AGACGTTGAGAATCCAGATTGCCGATCCGGCCTGACCGATCTTACCGATGATCTTCATAGGTTTCCTTCTGTTGAGGTTCCAGTGGGTCTGCAGGGCACAGCCGCTCCCGGATGTGCCGGGAGTCAGCGTACGACTTCAGCTTTGCAATCCCCACCAAAGAGACCTACAGGTCGCCCGCGTCAAGCGCCGCCAGCACCTCGACCGCACGCTCGCGGACCGCCGGAAGGTTGTTGAGACGTCGCATGCCGGCGACTTGCCGGGCCATGCGGTGGTTGCCGGCGAAGACCTCTTCATGACGGGCGAGAAAGTCCCAGTACAAGGTGGTGAACGGGCACGCATCGTCGCCGACCCGCTTCTTCGGGTCGTACCGGCAGCCCTTGCAGGAGTCGCTCATCTTGTTGATGTACGCCCCGCCGGAGGCGTACGGCTTGGTCGCCATCCGTCCTCCGTCGGCGTGGAGCGCCATGCCGACGACGTTGGGAATCATCACCCACTCGGCGCCGTCGACGAAGCTTGCCCACATCCAGTTGGTCATGGCCTGAGGTTCGACACCGGCGGTCAGCGCCAGGTTGCCCAGCACCATCAGCCGCTCGATGTGGTGCGCGTAGCCGTGACGTTCGACGTGGCCGACCGCGCTGGCGACGCAGGCCATTCCGGTCGACGACGCACCGGTGAACGCAGGCGGGACGGTCCGGTCGGCATCGAGGCCGTTGTTGTCTCGAAACGCCGGCATCCACAGCCAGAACAACCCCCACACATACTCCCGCCAGCCGATGACCTGACGGAGGAACCCCTCGACAGAGTTGAGCGGCGCCGTGCCCGCCCGATGGGCGGCGACGACAGCGTCAACGATCTCCGCCGGGTGGAGTATTCCGAGGTTCATCGATGACGAGAGCGCAGAATGGGCCATCTTCCACTCGC contains these protein-coding regions:
- a CDS encoding cryptochrome/photolyase family protein; the encoded protein is MTQLDTVWVLGDQLNRRVGALADRKPGDCRVLLVTSEAKISSKRWHRQRLHLVLSAMAHFAAELRAEGFEVDHRRAPTLAAGLHAHRAEHDVSTVIAMEPMSWDGRAMLSGADVELVPNGQFLCHYDDFAAWVGDRSNFKMEDFYRWQRYRLDVLIEPDGEPVGGRWNFDHDNREPPPRDGRTWPQLTRFELDDIDRTVIADLNDDLWGSPPDGTWPVNRHQALIRLDEFVATGLERFGAHEDAMLAGEWKMAHSALSSSMNLGILHPAEIVDAVVAAHRAGTAPLNSVEGFLRQVIGWREYVWGLFWLWMPAFRDNNGLDADRTVPPAFTGASSTGMACVASAVGHVERHGYAHHIERLMVLGNLALTAGVEPQAMTNWMWASFVDGAEWVMIPNVVGMALHADGGRMATKPYASGGAYINKMSDSCKGCRYDPKKRVGDDACPFTTLYWDFLARHEEVFAGNHRMARQVAGMRRLNNLPAVRERAVEVLAALDAGDL